A part of Bacillus horti genomic DNA contains:
- a CDS encoding ABC transporter ATP-binding protein — protein MPEIATKRLVLTYGEKTIINQLDLVVPTGKITVFIGSNGCGKSTLLKSMARLLKPKAGSIILDGKGIAQTSTKEVAKSMSILPQGPTAPQELTVFQLVKLGRYPHQNWFNQWKEEDEQHVWDALKLTKLTSFADRPVESLSGGQRQRAWIAMTFAQDTPLILLDEPTTYLDLSHQVEILDILYNLNREKQRTIVMVLHDLNLAARYADHMIAVHNQTVFAAGKPTEIMTSDIIRHVFDMECVVSSDPLFGTPMCIPYGKGLTASKNNEVVNIKAN, from the coding sequence ATGCCTGAAATTGCAACGAAAAGACTAGTACTAACCTATGGAGAGAAAACGATTATTAATCAACTGGATCTTGTCGTGCCTACTGGTAAAATTACCGTTTTTATTGGCAGCAATGGCTGTGGAAAGTCAACTTTACTGAAATCTATGGCTAGGCTTTTAAAGCCTAAGGCTGGCTCCATCATATTAGATGGAAAAGGAATTGCCCAAACCAGTACGAAGGAAGTTGCCAAGAGCATGTCCATTTTACCTCAAGGTCCAACGGCACCACAGGAGCTAACCGTTTTTCAGTTAGTAAAGCTAGGACGTTATCCCCATCAAAATTGGTTTAATCAGTGGAAGGAAGAGGATGAGCAGCATGTTTGGGATGCTCTTAAGCTTACCAAGCTCACTTCGTTTGCTGATCGTCCAGTTGAATCCCTTTCAGGAGGACAAAGGCAAAGAGCATGGATTGCCATGACGTTCGCTCAGGATACACCTTTAATTTTATTGGATGAGCCGACCACCTACTTGGATTTAAGTCATCAGGTAGAGATTCTCGATATTTTGTATAATCTTAACAGAGAAAAGCAACGTACGATTGTCATGGTCCTGCATGATTTGAATCTGGCTGCGAGATATGCCGATCATATGATTGCTGTGCATAATCAGACCGTTTTTGCAGCGGGCAAGCCTACAGAAATTATGACGAGTGATATTATTCGCCATGTTTTTGATATGGAGTGTGTGGTAAGCTCAGATCCGTTATTTGGAACACCAATGTGTATTCCCTATGGAAAAGGCCTGACAGCGTCAAAGAACAATGAAGTCGTAAACATTAAAGCAAACTAG